The following proteins are encoded in a genomic region of Candidatus Edwardsbacteria bacterium:
- a CDS encoding GNAT family N-acetyltransferase, translating into MYDGKKVRLRAYRKEDIPQALEYINDPEVKKNLVIGIPFPLKLEDEEKFFNDLSAFKDAYSFAIETLDGSKYIGGCGTNKVDWKNRYAMVGIFIGDEQYRSKGYGSDAMKVLLRFIFDEMNMNKVKLEVFSFNQRAIKSYVKCGFRQEGVLRQEMFREGQYHDVIMMGILRSEWEKLN; encoded by the coding sequence ATGTACGATGGAAAGAAGGTTCGTTTAAGGGCATATCGAAAAGAGGACATCCCGCAGGCTCTGGAATACATCAATGATCCCGAGGTGAAGAAGAACCTGGTAATAGGGATTCCCTTCCCCCTGAAACTGGAGGACGAGGAGAAGTTCTTCAATGACTTGAGCGCATTCAAGGATGCGTATTCGTTTGCCATTGAAACTTTGGACGGCTCGAAATACATCGGAGGATGCGGGACGAACAAGGTCGATTGGAAGAACCGCTACGCCATGGTGGGCATATTCATCGGAGACGAACAGTACCGTAGCAAAGGATACGGCAGCGATGCCATGAAGGTTTTACTGCGCTTCATCTTCGATGAGATGAACATGAACAAGGTCAAGCTGGAGGTGTTCTCCTTCAACCAACGGGCTATCAAAAGCTACGTTAAATGCGGCTTCCGCCAGGAAGGGGTGCTGCGGCAGGAGATGTTCCGGGAGGGCCAGTACCACGACGTGATCATGATGGGCATCCTGCGGTCGGAGTGGGAGAAATTGAATTAA
- a CDS encoding restriction endonuclease — protein sequence MNPLTSQAESIKSFLELRNEIEKVLSTLSKREESIIRLRFGLNDGVPRTLAEVGIIFNVSASTVRNNEIKALNKLRLLSYRLDKFDNILTNPETKELSNKLDEETEKLFTSDILASIKEITPELIKYLKYNVNSISNMNPETFEKLIAELLSSLGFITKHVGRSYETSADICAIYNIKQTNLPDRCYVEVKRWKDKIGIGVIQTVLGAMVLEREKWGWTGGMIVTVKGMKNIKKIKRSELEYKNIYIKEKEDIYEWLKGYKKCENGLLLNPLIDIRK from the coding sequence ATGAATCCCTTAACATCTCAAGCTGAGTCAATAAAATCTTTTTTAGAACTTCGTAACGAGATTGAAAAAGTATTATCGACTTTATCAAAAAGAGAAGAATCTATTATAAGACTTCGTTTCGGGCTTAATGATGGTGTGCCAAGAACATTAGCCGAAGTTGGTATAATTTTCAATGTTTCTGCAAGTACTGTAAGGAATAATGAAATCAAAGCACTTAATAAACTACGTTTATTGTCATATAGATTAGATAAATTTGACAATATACTTACAAATCCCGAAACCAAAGAGCTATCAAACAAGCTTGATGAAGAAACTGAAAAGTTATTTACATCAGATATATTAGCGTCAATTAAGGAGATAACTCCAGAGTTAATTAAATATTTAAAGTATAATGTGAACAGTATAAGTAATATGAATCCAGAGACTTTTGAGAAACTTATTGCAGAACTGTTATCAAGCCTTGGTTTCATAACAAAACATGTTGGTCGTTCTTATGAAACATCGGCAGATATTTGTGCGATATATAACATTAAGCAAACCAACCTCCCGGATAGGTGCTATGTTGAAGTAAAACGGTGGAAAGATAAAATCGGGATAGGCGTTATACAAACTGTTTTGGGAGCAATGGTATTAGAACGGGAAAAATGGGGTTGGACAGGTGGCATGATTGTAACTGTTAAAGGCATGAAAAATATAAAGAAAATCAAAAGAAGCGAGCTTGAATATAAAAATATTTATATAAAGGAAAAAGAAGATATTTACGAATGGTTAAAGGGTTATAAAAAATGTGAAAACGGATTATTGTTAAATCCGTTAATTGATATACGAAAATGA